A part of Candidatus Aegiribacteria sp. genomic DNA contains:
- the eno gene encoding phosphopyruvate hydratase: MSDIIDVHARQILDSRGNPTVEAEVFLLGGGWGRAAVPSGASTGEHEAVELRDAGDSFGGKSVLKAVENIEKIIAPEIYGLSALDQALIDETMIRLDGTPNKNRLGANATLAVSMAVSRAAASHVGLPLYRYLGGPGARHLPVPFMNILNGGKHASNPIDLQEFMIVPAGFSTFSRALQAGTEVFHALKSRASSMGLSTAVGDEGGLAPDLPSNSAALELIVESIADAGYNAGENIFIALDPAASEFYRDARYFMHGCDPEGLTSDQMVEYWAELISEFPIVSIEDGLAEDDWEGWARMTSLLGNRILIIGDDLLVTNEHRLARAIRAESANSILIKLNQIGTVTETMNTVNLAHMNGWKAVVSHRSGETEDTYISDFTVAMNTDLLKTGSASRTDRVAKYNQLLRIEEELGSQAIFRGPQIFENSNRD, from the coding sequence ATGTCAGATATAATTGATGTTCATGCCCGTCAAATCCTTGATTCAAGGGGAAATCCCACTGTTGAGGCCGAAGTCTTTCTCCTGGGTGGTGGCTGGGGAAGAGCTGCGGTTCCCAGCGGAGCTTCAACGGGAGAACATGAGGCTGTTGAACTCAGAGACGCCGGAGATTCTTTCGGTGGAAAAAGTGTACTCAAGGCTGTTGAGAACATTGAAAAAATTATTGCTCCGGAGATATACGGTCTTTCGGCATTGGATCAGGCCTTAATTGATGAAACAATGATCCGGCTGGATGGAACTCCCAACAAGAACAGGCTTGGAGCGAATGCGACGCTGGCAGTTTCAATGGCTGTATCAAGAGCGGCTGCAAGCCATGTCGGGCTTCCTCTCTACAGGTATCTGGGCGGACCGGGGGCAAGACATCTTCCAGTACCTTTCATGAACATTCTCAACGGAGGAAAGCATGCGTCAAATCCTATAGATCTACAGGAATTCATGATAGTTCCCGCAGGATTTAGTACTTTCAGCAGGGCCCTACAGGCGGGTACAGAGGTGTTCCATGCCCTGAAAAGCAGAGCTTCGTCCATGGGGCTTTCAACCGCTGTAGGTGATGAGGGAGGTCTGGCTCCTGATCTTCCTTCAAACAGTGCCGCTCTTGAACTTATCGTCGAAAGCATTGCCGACGCAGGATACAATGCAGGTGAAAACATTTTTATCGCCCTTGATCCGGCAGCAAGCGAATTTTACAGAGACGCCCGGTATTTCATGCATGGATGTGACCCGGAAGGCCTTACGTCAGATCAAATGGTAGAATACTGGGCTGAACTTATTTCCGAATTCCCAATAGTAAGTATCGAAGACGGTCTGGCTGAAGACGACTGGGAAGGCTGGGCACGGATGACCAGTCTTCTTGGCAACAGGATTCTTATTATCGGTGACGATTTACTGGTGACAAATGAACACAGACTGGCCCGAGCTATCAGAGCCGAATCGGCAAACTCTATTCTCATCAAGCTCAATCAGATCGGAACAGTTACGGAAACAATGAACACTGTGAATCTTGCGCATATGAACGGCTGGAAGGCGGTTGTAAGCCACAGGAGCGGAGAAACAGAGGATACTTATATCAGTGATTTCACCGTAGCAATGAATACCGACCTTCTGAAAACCGGTTCCGCCAGCAGAACTGACAGAGTTGCCAAGTACAATCAACTGTTGCGTATAGAGGAAGAACTCGGCTCTCAGGCGATCTTCAGGGGACCACAAATATTCGAGAACAGCAACAGAGATTGA
- a CDS encoding septum formation initiator family protein, whose translation MNRRDSGSWRLFYVILVSVLVIVVAILVFNRHGFIALAGLKGDVDRISRSIDSLRAEIDSLESEIEQLMSDSLYLERMVREILGWGREGERIIRFSIPDSTEVPF comes from the coding sequence TTGAACCGACGGGACAGCGGCAGCTGGAGATTGTTCTACGTAATACTTGTTTCCGTCCTTGTTATCGTTGTTGCTATTCTAGTGTTCAACAGACACGGATTCATTGCCCTTGCGGGACTGAAGGGTGATGTTGACAGGATTTCGCGATCAATCGACAGCCTTCGGGCAGAGATAGATTCTCTTGAATCGGAAATAGAGCAACTCATGAGTGATTCTCTTTATCTGGAAAGAATGGTGCGGGAAATCCTTGGCTGGGGCCGCGAAGGTGAACGTATCATAAGATTCTCCATCCCCGACTCAACGGAAGTTCCTTTCTGA
- the rsgA gene encoding ribosome small subunit-dependent GTPase A, translating into MLHPRLNGSSFLNSRKFPCRISSVGRRGVTIIDENGLETSARVAGRVYHQTQPVAGDNAVAVTTDDIPVVERILPRSGILQRTSPMGASTQIIAANVEMVLVIMSIKMPDFSDGFLNRALVAASWRELRATVVLNKMDLCGRRDERLENRILSTYGREGAGYPVFMVSCKTGLGTDELLEHIRGLTVVMTGPSGAGKSSLAKHFNPTLNVKIGSLNPKTRKGRHTTVAAMFIPLEKNTGLIDTPGLRMFSIDHLPRQELQFCFPEFADCIGNCRFRDCLHLSEPGCAVKSKVEDGSISKMRYRMYTEFMNE; encoded by the coding sequence ATTCTCCATCCCCGACTCAACGGAAGTTCCTTTCTGAATTCCAGGAAATTCCCATGTAGGATATCCTCCGTAGGGAGGAGAGGTGTCACTATTATCGATGAGAACGGCCTGGAGACCAGCGCCAGAGTAGCAGGAAGGGTTTATCATCAAACGCAGCCGGTCGCGGGTGATAATGCTGTCGCGGTTACAACAGATGATATTCCTGTTGTAGAAAGAATTCTCCCCAGATCAGGCATCCTTCAGCGTACATCTCCTATGGGTGCTTCCACACAGATAATCGCAGCCAATGTGGAAATGGTCCTTGTAATCATGTCCATCAAAATGCCTGACTTCAGTGACGGTTTCTTAAACAGAGCCCTGGTCGCTGCCAGTTGGAGGGAACTGAGGGCCACGGTGGTGCTCAATAAAATGGATCTCTGCGGCAGACGGGATGAAAGGCTGGAAAACAGAATTCTTTCGACGTACGGCCGCGAGGGGGCAGGTTATCCTGTATTCATGGTCAGCTGTAAAACCGGTCTTGGTACAGATGAACTGCTTGAACACATCAGAGGATTAACCGTTGTAATGACAGGACCGTCCGGAGCGGGAAAATCTTCCCTGGCGAAACACTTCAATCCAACTCTTAACGTGAAGATAGGAAGCCTTAACCCTAAGACCCGCAAGGGAAGGCATACTACTGTTGCGGCCATGTTCATACCACTTGAAAAGAATACCGGCCTTATCGATACTCCGGGATTGAGGATGTTCTCCATCGATCATCTTCCCCGGCAGGAACTGCAGTTCTGTTTTCCGGAATTCGCGGATTGTATCGGTAACTGCAGATTTCGCGACTGCCTGCACCTTTCCGAACCCGGCTGTGCTGTGAAGTCAAAAGTTGAAGATGGATCCATATCGAAAATGCGCTACAGGATGTACACTGAATTCATGAATGAATAG
- a CDS encoding SLBB domain-containing protein → MVILLLMMIYNGVSEEFLPTQPMIEEIDPAEYVVGPGDILWFSLQGGIPPELSGSEAGSIIYITVTPDGYAVIPSAGAWPVAGLSLYEAANLIEAGFTSKYPGLRGMGGLAAIRMFRVPITGQVVSQGMYNVNGASRLTDLLNKAGGIAPAGSWTAIQIVSSDGDTTEVDITEFLLNGCMQSNPVLSLGDRVHVPQAEEFISIEGAVNLSGSFSTEFHGAADQAVWSGSSRGMIEYIPGETVSCFVKRIGGTRTWAARDSCYILRVLANGEEERIRAPLDIPSIDPELLPGDIVVCPGIPPVVAVTGFVYSPGVYPHIAGMGAFYYISQAGGFLREASGSGTRVVLADGREELTEDVSAIPPGSVISVPRKVIVGWQDPLLIFTSIASIIIAWKSLD, encoded by the coding sequence ATGGTTATTCTGCTTCTTATGATGATTTACAATGGTGTATCAGAGGAGTTTCTTCCAACGCAGCCCATGATCGAGGAGATAGACCCCGCCGAGTATGTGGTTGGACCGGGTGATATTCTCTGGTTCTCTTTACAGGGCGGGATTCCGCCGGAACTGTCAGGAAGCGAAGCGGGATCCATTATTTACATAACGGTTACACCCGATGGTTATGCGGTAATACCCTCCGCCGGCGCCTGGCCCGTTGCGGGGCTCAGTCTCTACGAGGCTGCAAATCTGATCGAAGCCGGCTTCACCTCCAAATATCCCGGACTCCGGGGAATGGGAGGGCTTGCGGCAATCAGGATGTTCAGGGTGCCCATTACAGGCCAGGTGGTTTCCCAGGGCATGTACAATGTCAATGGAGCAAGCAGATTGACAGATCTGTTGAACAAAGCCGGAGGAATCGCGCCGGCAGGAAGCTGGACCGCTATTCAGATAGTCAGCTCGGATGGTGACACTACAGAAGTTGATATTACCGAGTTTCTATTGAACGGTTGTATGCAGTCTAATCCTGTGCTCTCATTGGGGGACAGAGTTCACGTGCCTCAGGCTGAGGAATTCATTTCAATAGAGGGAGCAGTGAATCTATCCGGTTCTTTTTCCACAGAATTTCACGGGGCAGCAGATCAGGCGGTATGGTCGGGAAGTTCAAGAGGCATGATTGAATACATTCCGGGCGAAACCGTAAGCTGTTTCGTAAAGAGAATTGGAGGGACAAGAACATGGGCTGCGAGGGACAGCTGTTACATCCTGAGAGTTCTCGCAAATGGTGAAGAGGAAAGAATCAGAGCGCCTCTTGATATACCATCAATTGATCCTGAGCTTCTTCCGGGAGATATTGTGGTTTGCCCCGGAATACCACCCGTAGTTGCAGTAACGGGGTTCGTTTATTCTCCTGGAGTGTATCCGCATATAGCGGGAATGGGAGCGTTTTACTACATCTCTCAGGCAGGCGGTTTCCTTCGAGAAGCATCCGGATCCGGAACCAGAGTTGTGCTTGCAGACGGAAGGGAAGAACTCACAGAAGACGTCTCAGCGATTCCACCAGGATCCGTTATCTCGGTTCCCAGAAAAGTTATTGTGGGCTGGCAGGATCCTTTGCTGATCTTTACAAGTATTGCGTCGATAATTATCGCATGGAAGAGTCTGGACTGA
- the argF gene encoding ornithine carbamoyltransferase: MAVNFRGRSLLTLLDLSMDDIRYLLDVSHLLKAERTAFQINQRFTGKTLAMLFEKRSTRTRCAFETAFGEEGGHPVFLSESDIQLGAKESIEDTARVLGRMFDAIMFRGFSQKTVETLAEFSGVPVYNGLTDMFHPTQVLADLMTMEENFGHLAGLNFVFTGDGRNNMANSLMVGCATMGINCTILAPDSLYPESELVDTVKQIAYDSGSTITITSSPEEAVPGADVVYTDVWISMGEEDKSKERVALLAPYRVNRELMEMADNPEVIFMHCLPAVRGNEVTADVIEGPSSVVWDEAENRKHTIKALMVSSLL, encoded by the coding sequence ATGGCTGTGAATTTCAGGGGGCGGAGTCTGCTTACATTGCTGGATCTTTCAATGGACGATATCAGGTACCTTCTTGACGTATCTCACCTGCTCAAGGCTGAAAGAACCGCCTTTCAGATAAACCAGAGGTTCACGGGGAAAACACTTGCCATGCTTTTCGAGAAGAGGTCAACAAGAACGCGGTGTGCTTTTGAAACGGCATTCGGGGAAGAGGGAGGTCATCCGGTATTTCTTTCAGAATCCGACATTCAGCTTGGAGCGAAAGAAAGTATAGAGGATACGGCCAGGGTTCTCGGGAGAATGTTCGACGCGATCATGTTCAGAGGATTCAGTCAGAAGACCGTGGAAACTCTCGCGGAGTTTTCCGGAGTTCCCGTTTACAACGGTCTTACGGACATGTTCCACCCCACACAGGTTCTTGCCGATCTGATGACCATGGAAGAGAACTTCGGACATCTGGCAGGATTGAATTTCGTATTTACCGGTGACGGCAGGAACAATATGGCAAACAGCCTTATGGTGGGCTGCGCTACAATGGGAATTAATTGTACAATCCTTGCGCCGGATTCACTTTACCCCGAGTCAGAGCTTGTTGATACGGTTAAGCAAATTGCTTATGATTCCGGTTCGACTATTACAATAACATCCTCTCCGGAAGAAGCGGTACCGGGAGCTGATGTTGTGTACACTGATGTATGGATATCCATGGGTGAAGAGGATAAGTCGAAGGAAAGAGTAGCGCTTCTTGCCCCGTATAGAGTAAACAGAGAATTAATGGAAATGGCAGACAATCCCGAAGTTATCTTTATGCACTGCCTTCCCGCCGTAAGGGGGAACGAAGTTACCGCTGATGTTATAGAAGGCCCTTCATCGGTGGTATGGGACGAAGCCGAGAACAGAAAGCATACCATCAAGGCTTTGATGGTATCGAGCCTGCTTTAG